The genomic DNA CAATCATTAAATTACATTGATCAATATTTGGAAAAGTCGCTAGCTGGTGCAGATCCCATTTTGGGGGTTCTAAAGGGCGGGCTGGTACTCCTAATCTAACACATTTCTGCATGATATGGCAACATATAAACCTGAAGCATCATTTTCAGACAAGACAATCTGACCGGATACCATTTCACCAAAAAATAGTCTCTATCCATATTTGATGTAAATATTCCTTCTAATGAGCTTTTCAATCATTTGACAGGGCAGATAACTATTTTGGTACGATCAAATTCTTTATGAACTTCCATAGACAACCAAATAGCATGCTCATATTTTtccattcttttaatattttgtatgcATAGGATAATTCTCCCAATCAACGACATGCATGTTGGGGGCATGTTGAAAAGTGTCAGCAATGTTGGCATCCTTCAGTAGACAAATGGGTTCGCCTTATTTGCCTCTCAAATGTTTAGAACTATGTAAATGTGATTCTATCCTCCTCCCTACcaggacttgaacctggaacctctcATCTAAGCAGTTCAATCCATTGCCACCTTAACCAGGCCTCAAGGAATACATAGGTGCACTTCTACTGTAAAAGACACCATGAAATTGTTCCGCTCTTCATCATCTGATAGAGTATGGCTGATGAGCAATGAAATGAATTAGGATAAGAATTACACCATTATATTATAAGCAATGTTTCTAGTGGACGGTTTTCTTCCAATTCAGTTTTTAGGTAGCTAGCCTCTTGCTCCAAACTGTTGTCGTCAGATATGGGTAGGTGAATAGACTTTCAACATATTTATTCATCAATTCTTTTACTTATATTTGCAACTAAAGTgatcattttataaatttccAACCATTTTTACATTGTACCCATTGCAATCTAAATTCTTTTCAACTGAAACTACACaccagaagaaaaaaattaaagtggaTAATAAAAGAACAACTCGATATCATAATGACCCAGATAATTTGCATTTTGGTATAAGATATCCAAAAAGGGGCACGTATGTTTCAAAGTTTCTAAAAGTAGCAAATAATTCACATTTGCTTTAAAAGCATAAAGCATAAAGCATAAAGCATATACCACATAAAAACGAGCTAAAGTGGAAAGTAGAACTAAGTGGCATACCGATTCATTTTGATTCTGAAAGGAACTTCCTGGCCTCCATTGCATGCCAGGAACTACAGAAGGAGAGAAGACTCTGCCAGCTATGACTGCAGCCTCTCCAACACTACTAGAATCAGCCAAGCCAGTTCCATCATTAGTCTTGGCAGTTTGTGGCAAGATCATTCTATTACTCAGTGGGGAAACCAAAGGCTGCACCATACCACCACCCCCAAGTCTCTCATCAGCACCTAAAGTACTTCTCTTTGACATGTCACTGGCTGAAGGAACTGCACCAAGGCCTCCATTGCTTGGAATTGTAATGCCAGAACTAAGTGGGACACTTGTTGATGGTTGGCTGGATGGAACACCTCTGCCAATGCCCCTCACTAGTCCAGTTTCAACAAGAGCAGGTGAAGATCTCCTGCCTGGGAAGCTTGCAATCTCTTCTTCCTTTGCAGAACTAGACACATTAACAGGAGATGAAATAGCAGTACCTGCATTTTCCAGGACACCTCGAACAGAAGTAGAACTGGGAAGAATTGTCGGAGCAGGTGATGCAGACAAATTATGAGCTGAAACAGTCAAAGGTATAGGAGTTGCATGGCTCCCCGTTGGTGTTGATGAAGCAGAAGAACCAATTACACTATTTTTGGCAGGTGGAGTTCTTGGACCAATCTCAGAATTGCTGTCCTGTGAAGCTGTCTCCTCGGATTGTTCCGGGATGGAAGTACTCTGTTGAAGAGGAGATGTGACTGTGGCCTGGAAATGAGGGGCGTTTATAAGTAATGAGGTAAAATAACGTATAACTTAAGATACAGAAAAACGTTTTGACTCTCCTTTGGATCCACATGAGAACTGATTCCATTCTATGAAGCAGATAAAGAAATCATCAAATATGTTGACGATTGAATGTTGAGTCGTTgacaaacaaattttcaaagagAAACTTCGGTGCAAGCACACAGACACGGTTGGAATCTCTGCCACAATATACCGAACAGCAAATAGTATGCAATATAACATAATTATGGATGCGAGTTTACCATGCCAACAAATAGCAACCACCAAATGATGCATTATATTTTACCATGTCTACAAAGGACATATCACAAAATAGGTCTTCAACAAAGCTGtcaaataaattacaaaagaaatagaCTACGACCACATCTTTAGTTTCTCtgaacatttttaaaatccaatGCATTTTTCATGAATGCCAGGCACAAAACTAAATATTCTTGACGTAACAGTGAAAGAATGTACCGGTATTTGGGTTGGTGTCAAAGAATTCTTCAAGCTTAGAGCTGGTGCACCCTACAaagcataaaattttattttgaatcaaCTGATATAGAGTTATCCTATGCTTTTATTCATGGCACTATGAAGAATGAACCTCAAATTCCAAGGCAAACTGCTTCTTTCAAGGTCATAGTTCATGGCATCAagtcataaaatattatagccAAAACATGCATCCAAGATAAAAGTCATATATATCCTTCGAACAACAGATAGTGACCCATGAGTAATCAACGCATGGTGAAATTTCATGCTAATATGCAAGACCATTGCTCAGATTTAAATCAATGCCAAATGTAAGTCAGAGGCGTGGGCATTTGGTAAATTGATCCTGCAAGTCTCTAAATAAATGTCTCTAAACAGGGTAATTGACCTATTGAAGAAtcaatacaacaaaaatatggtGATACATTCAGTGTTTCAAATTGAAGGTCCAATGCTAATAATCCACACAACTAATTAGCAAACTTGAACAGCActgaaaggaagaaagaagatgGGGTTTTTTTCCCCTCTCAGTATTAAGTCATGTCTTTGCTTCAGTATTTTTCAAACAGAATGGTTCCTCTTTGACGAGAACATTATCTTCAGCATTGTTATCAAAACATCTAGGTGATCCCAAGTGATGACACTATCAAGCATGTAAAGTAACCcatcaataaattataatcatataaaaataaatcaatctaTAAGATGAAAGGTTCTTAAGCACTAAGACCAGAGTTATCTTAGTAACATATATAAAATGGCATTGAAACAAAGGACACCCTTAACAAGATAATAAGACTTAATCAGTAATGCAAAAGGCTACGAAGATGATCAACTCCTTACTACCGGCTGTTGTTAGCTCTCTCATAAGTCATAATCTTTGGCAGTTAGTTCAGCAAAGCTTCACATATGGGTTCTACAACAAAATATGCCCTTCAAGTTTTATTGTtacttccccccccccccccctcttcaACATTTTGTGGGTAACTAACTGGTGCAATGGTCATAGTCTAGAGCAGCACAAATGCACAGGTTTAAGTTTTGAAGATCGCCACCGCATGAGATAATTCCCAAGGAAAGGCCTGAATCCAACTTGACTGTCCCAAGGCCCTCCTTAGCAGGGCAACCACCACATGAGTGGCCTTTTTTTCTACTGAATATTCGTGAACAAGCACAACCTCCTAAACTTTGACTAGAACATCTCCTAAAAACCCAAGCGATTAGGAcgtatcaataaataaatatgcatAAGGCCATGTGTATCTCATGCTTCCATCACTGGAAACATAAGCATCAGAAAACACAGGATAAGCCAGAAAGATTCACCTTAACAAGGCCTGGAGCACCAATTGTAACCAGATCTTCAAGTGATTCCACCTTGTCTAATGGCAAAGAGTTGTACAGCTCATCTACATCACTAAATTCTTCAAAGTCCTCCTGAAAAATTAATTCAAggcaacaaaaatatttatgtctCATGAAGAAGCAAACATCTAAAGCAGCtctctcattattctcattggtAGCAAGTCATTATCAGACCTTTTGTTATACATACAGAAGGCAATGCATGCATGTACTCATAAAATATGTCGCATCTAAAAGTGGCAGGATAtgtcaaggaaaataaagaaacaaaattaaagtttgAGCAACTTAAACCTGATTACGTTCCACATAATCATCCAAGAAGTCTTTTACATCATTGACCTGCTCAGGACTCAATTCATCATTATCCAGTAGCCTCAAAATCAGTTCTAACTTCATTATATGAGCCTTGTGTCGAGCAATAGATGTCTCCAAATGTGTCTGCAGGACAAGTGAAATCCATCAACCACCAACAAAAATATTAGCTATCTTTCCATATAGTGCCTTTTTTTCTGTCCTACCAGTCTAGGTGGCCTTGTCTTTCCTTTTTTAACAGATAGCCCTTCAATTTCGGCTTCAAAGTTATCAACTTGACACTCCAACTCCCCCACCTGCTCAAGGCAGTACATGTTACTGAaccacatgaaaaaaaatttaactcaaaataaaagaaaacagatCGACACTAATTCAATCACTGTAACATGGAactattatttcaaatttaaaaaatgaaaccattATTTCAAAACACTAACAAATATCACTAAAAATGGTATAGCAAAACAtcacaaagaaaaacaagatagaaatgcaaattcataaaaaacaaaaagaagaaactaCTATCAAGCTGGTAGGCACTTGGGCCATCCAcccatttgttcattttcatgTTTCTCCAAACCCTACATAGCAAAAAATGTCATTTGGACTTCATTATGCAGTATGCACAAGCACaaacaaccaattttttatGCAAATAATTTGACAGAATATGATGCACAACTTGCATGCCAAACTGGAAAGGATAAATCTGAAATCATTAAAACATATagataaaaaatgtaaaagaagaaaaaagaaaaaagaaaaaccagtTCTGTTTTTAGGCAAAGAAAgtataaaacatgaaattaagCAAAAGGCTCAGTTACAAACCACAGTGTTCAACCAGTCCCTTGTCTCTGATTTAGCCTTCTCCTTTGggtcctatcaaaaaaagaattACATGATAAACAATCTGATTAAAAggttagattttaaaattgaaaacatgactAAATTAGAGTACTTTATATTAAACCGGTGCTCAATGATGCAACCAACCAAACCACCACTGAGCTCCCTCTCACCACCCAAAAGAGCACATATATTTAACAAAGAGGTCCAAGCCTGACCAGAATGGTTGATATGAACtccttcaaaatataataaaaagtaacaccaaaaaacaaaccaaattaACCATGCAACTCACAATAAATCTACCAATGTTCTCCAATTTGTTCTTTCCATTTTAGGAAGGCAACTAAGCTGGTAAGACGGGATTTGAACCCAGAAGGGTGTTCTAAAAATGGCACTAAAAATCTCACACTATCCAGTCCCTCACTGAGCAAGAACCATAACTATTAACTCTCTCACAAAATGgcaccaagaaaataaaatacaaaatttgaaaggtGAGCAATGCTGTTTTAAAGCATTTCTACAAAGAACAAGCTGCTTGCCAGTTGAAACACATCAAACCAATCCACATAAGGATTCAAACTAGGATAGTGGATAAACTCTGATTActccaaaatgaaattaaatcataCACAACTTCTCAACAGTTTGAAACCATGATGATTGAagctcattaaaaaaaaaattactatcagaAATTCATGTGCTTGGTTCAACATTGGGCAGAAAGCAAGACAGTGTCTAAAACTTACAGTTTTAGGTTGTTGGCCCAGCCCTTCTTTGGAGAATGCTTTCGTCTTAGTTTCTTTTTCACATATCTTAAATCTTTCCATTTCACGCTCGATAAGCTTCCGAGCATCCAGCAGAGCCTGCTCATAAGAGGCACTAACCTATGTCAACatatatcaaaaaacaaataactgtCAACTTCAGAATCGAGGAGTATATGTCATAGTTATTATCAACAGAATCCACAAGCTAAAATTATCCAACTATAAAGAAATTGCTAGGAAAAATGAGGCTGAAAAGACAATAATGACACATAAATCACATCTCAAAATTGGTAATATAAATCAGAAGATGAAACTAGACAACAATGCAGAACAGTAGGAAACTCAGATACTCAAATTTCCCCCACACTTTATGATGTTAATTTCAAAATGCAAAGAAGAACTATACATCAGAAACCGTTAAATAGTTTATGGATTCTTCTTTATTAACAGGTAAAAGAACCAGCAACCATAAATGTCAATCTCAATCCATATCATTTCCTTCCATAGAAACATGGAGAAAATATCCACAAATACAACTAGTCCTTGGATATCcaattccaaaattttgaattctccTTGGAACTAGAATacaattaaaaacatatttagaaCTGATACAGAAGTTTTGGAGGCAACAAGGTGGTGGCGGTTGCAGTTAACAAGTCAGTGAGGGTTGTATTGGAGTAGTGGTGGAGGTGGAAATTGAAGTTAGAAAATgtggaatgttttttttttatcaataagtaTAATATGTATAGCAAGGAGGCGCTAAAGAAGCAACTCAAAGAGTTACAGTATAGAAcaactcacccccttacaaaaggaCTCAAGACACTAGGAAAGCACAAAGAACCCTCTCCCTTAACGCATACACACCcattctataaaatctattaaggtcgaaggaccatcttttaacCACTAGAAAATGTGGAATGTTGTGAATGGCTGTTACAGTAGTGCTGGTGGTGACAGTTATAACCCTGAAAGTGAACAGGGTAGTAGTTGCCAGGAGTGACCCAGAATTAGTGGCAATCTCAAGATTGCCAGAAACAATCGTAGCGATGGTGCTATAACTACACAGATAGTGGCAAAATAGAGTAGCGGTGGCTATGCAAGTGAAAATATCACTATGTAACACAGATACATTAAGAGCAACATTGACAGCTAAAAAAATGCAGAAATTGGTAATTAAAATAGggaaaaatacaataaatattGAGAAATGACTGTCAATATAATGcacacatgaaaaatataacaTGCAAAACATACAAGCGAATGTAAAAGAATCCATCAATTGGCACCATTTCTACATTATTTCTTACACCTAAAGACAATAACATTCCTATCTAGACTCATTTTGAAAACAGGTGGCTCCCCCAACCAGAGTCTAGGAGATCCTCTAGGTGCATGACAGAAGTGAATTAGATTGCAAGCTTGAAGGTCTCAAATTTATAGCTATTAGCCCTTCTTCAATTgtagatttttttggattgggGTGCTTTTTTGGGGTTActcttttaatatttgtttcctttatCCATCAAATAGAAAAAGGCctcaaatttacaaaatatctgCAATATGTGAGAAAGACGATTGAAAAGTGGGATAAGCAACCTTCAGATTGATTACATAAGCTAAAGTGCACGAGCAGTCAAGGTAAGAGGAAGATGCCCTGTGATGAAGGTTGTATGAAGAGGATTTGTGCTAAAAAAAGGTTGGAAGAGATTCTTCTCGGAAAGGAAGTAATATAGATGCATCCAATTGATTAATggcaataataaaattttcccaTTGATTAGAAAATGTAGAGGAAAAGAAGTGACACAC from Vitis riparia cultivar Riparia Gloire de Montpellier isolate 1030 chromosome 8, EGFV_Vit.rip_1.0, whole genome shotgun sequence includes the following:
- the LOC117920157 gene encoding general negative regulator of transcription subunit 3 isoform X3; its protein translation is MGASRKLQGEIDRVLKKVQEGVDVFDSIWNKVYDTDNANQKEKFEADLKKEIKKLQRYRDQIKTWIQSSEIKDKKVSASYEQALLDARKLIEREMERFKICEKETKTKAFSKEGLGQQPKTDPKEKAKSETRDWLNTVVGELECQVDNFEAEIEGLSVKKGKTRPPRLTHLETSIARHKAHIMKLELILRLLDNDELSPEQVNDVKDFLDDYVERNQEDFEEFSDVDELYNSLPLDKVESLEDLVTIGAPGLVKGAPALSLKNSLTPTQIPATVTSPLQQSTSIPEQSEETASQDSNSEIGPRTPPAKNSVIGSSASSTPTGSHATPIPLTVSAHNLSASPAPTILPSSTSVRGVLENAGTAISSPVNVSSSAKEEEIASFPGRRSSPALVETGLVRGIGRGVPSSQPSTSVPLSSGITIPSNGGLGAVPSASDMSKRSTLGADERLGGGGMVQPLVSPLSNRMILPQTAKTNDGTGLADSSSVGEAAVIAGRVFSPSVVPGMQWRPGSSFQNQNESGQFRGRTEITLDQKEKFLQRLQQVQQQTQSTILGMPPLSGGNHKQFSAQQQNPLLQQAGVSGSLTEPSQVPRDTDLSPGQPVQSNQPSGSLGVIGRRSISDLGAIGDTLSGSAVNSGGMHDQLYNLQMLEAAFYKLPQPKDSERARNYTPRHPAVTPPSYPQVQAPIVNNPAFWERLGLDTFGTDTLFFAFYYQQNTYQQYLAAKELKKQSWRYHRKYNTWFQRHEEPKVATDEFEQGTYVYFDFHIANDDLQHGWCQRIKTEFTFEYNYLEDELIV